A genomic segment from Spongiibacter sp. IMCC21906 encodes:
- a CDS encoding DegQ family serine endoprotease, translated as MTYRLFSVAKWPSQIIMSLCFMLAMASSHSAYALFPFADSQGEPLPSLAPMLKKVNPAVVNISTYTTRKMQQNPLLNDPFFRRFFNIPEQQMQQPQQRRTQSAGSGVIIDAEEGTVLTNHHVIDGADEITVAMEDGRSFTAKLIGSDPELDIAVLKIEGEDLVEVKVADSDQLQVGDFVAAIGNPFGLGQTVTTGIVSALGRTGLGIEGYENFIQTDASINPGNSGGALVNLRGELVGINTAILAPSGGNVGIGFAIPVNMARASIGQILEYGEVRRGQLGVVIQDLTPELAEAFDIDRFQRGAMIAEIQEDSAADKAGLETGDVVIEIDGKPVLSSAQLRNAVGVRKIGDKIKLKVLREGKEKTIKATLAEPEKFSVAKDSGAAGELLKGATLRNADDGNAVLIEKIEPGSPAASSGLRPGDLIVSVNRQRVSNVEAFAKAAARSNDRLLLRIVRGRAALWVVLNK; from the coding sequence ATGACTTACCGTTTATTTTCTGTTGCAAAGTGGCCTAGCCAAATCATCATGTCCCTGTGTTTTATGCTGGCGATGGCGAGTAGCCATTCTGCATATGCGTTATTTCCATTTGCCGACTCTCAGGGCGAGCCATTGCCCAGTTTGGCGCCTATGCTGAAAAAGGTGAATCCGGCGGTTGTAAATATTTCCACCTATACCACCCGCAAAATGCAGCAAAACCCTTTGCTTAATGATCCCTTCTTTCGTCGCTTTTTTAATATTCCCGAGCAGCAAATGCAGCAGCCCCAACAACGGCGCACGCAAAGTGCGGGTTCCGGGGTGATTATTGATGCGGAAGAGGGCACGGTATTAACCAATCATCACGTTATTGATGGTGCAGACGAGATTACCGTGGCAATGGAGGATGGCCGTAGCTTTACCGCTAAGTTAATTGGCTCTGATCCTGAGCTGGATATCGCCGTGTTGAAAATAGAGGGCGAGGATCTGGTTGAGGTGAAGGTGGCTGATTCTGATCAATTACAGGTTGGTGATTTTGTCGCTGCCATTGGTAACCCCTTTGGTCTTGGGCAAACAGTGACAACAGGTATTGTCAGCGCCCTTGGTCGTACAGGCTTGGGCATTGAAGGTTACGAGAATTTTATTCAAACCGACGCCTCTATCAATCCGGGTAATTCGGGTGGCGCACTAGTAAACCTTCGCGGTGAGCTGGTGGGAATTAACACGGCAATTCTGGCGCCCTCTGGAGGCAATGTCGGTATTGGTTTTGCGATTCCAGTTAATATGGCCCGTGCCAGCATTGGCCAAATTTTGGAGTATGGTGAAGTTCGGCGTGGCCAGCTTGGGGTGGTGATTCAAGATTTGACCCCTGAGTTGGCAGAGGCTTTCGATATCGACCGTTTTCAGCGTGGTGCCATGATTGCCGAAATTCAAGAAGACAGCGCTGCGGATAAAGCCGGACTAGAAACCGGTGATGTGGTGATCGAGATTGATGGCAAACCGGTACTTAGCTCCGCACAATTGCGCAATGCCGTAGGGGTTCGCAAAATTGGCGATAAAATCAAACTGAAAGTACTGCGTGAAGGCAAAGAGAAAACCATTAAAGCGACACTGGCTGAGCCAGAAAAATTCTCGGTGGCGAAAGACAGTGGGGCCGCAGGAGAATTGCTGAAAGGTGCGACTCTTCGCAACGCGGATGACGGAAATGCGGTATTAATAGAGAAAATAGAGCCTGGTTCGCCCGCAGCGAGTTCTGGCCTGCGGCCGGGCGATTTGATTGTGTCGGTAAACCGTCAGCGGGTGAGCAACGTAGAAGCTTTTGCAAAGGCAGCAGCCCGGTCTAATGACCGTTTATTGCTCAGAATTGTGCGTGGTCGAGCGGCATTGTGGGTAGTGCTAAACAAATAA
- the umuD gene encoding translesion error-prone DNA polymerase V autoproteolytic subunit has protein sequence MIVSRFGRSARFKRLRIPFFLERVSAGFPSPAQDYIEQTLDLNELCIKHPAATFFVRVEGDSMVDAGIFVNDVLTVDRSLKAEHGDIVIACLEGEMTVKELCLRPSPKLLPRNSAYQPIELSDERHLEVFGVVTSVIRALGRR, from the coding sequence ATGATTGTATCTCGGTTTGGCCGAAGTGCTCGATTCAAACGTCTTCGCATCCCCTTTTTCCTTGAGCGCGTATCGGCAGGGTTCCCATCGCCCGCGCAAGACTATATTGAACAAACACTCGACCTCAATGAGCTTTGCATCAAGCATCCCGCAGCTACATTTTTCGTGCGTGTTGAGGGTGACTCTATGGTGGACGCCGGTATCTTTGTCAATGATGTATTGACTGTCGATCGCTCCCTTAAAGCCGAGCATGGCGATATTGTCATCGCCTGCCTGGAGGGAGAAATGACAGTCAAAGAACTGTGTCTGCGCCCCTCCCCTAAATTGTTGCCGCGTAATTCAGCATATCAGCCTATTGAATTGAGCGATGAGCGCCATCTGGAGGTCTTTGGCGTCGTCACCAGTGTCATTCGGGCCCTTGGTCGCCGATGA
- a CDS encoding polyhydroxyalkanoic acid system family protein — MSTISIKQSHNKTLGEVRELADSLAKKLEDRYQLTPNWVSDNAVELTRQGVTGLLEFDEHAVNVNIKLGLMMSAFKSVISTEVERALREKLA, encoded by the coding sequence GTGTCGACAATTTCGATTAAGCAATCACATAACAAAACGTTGGGAGAAGTTCGGGAGCTGGCCGACTCTCTCGCTAAAAAACTAGAAGATCGTTATCAATTAACCCCCAATTGGGTTTCTGATAATGCTGTTGAGTTAACTCGGCAGGGGGTGACGGGCTTGCTTGAGTTTGATGAGCATGCAGTCAATGTGAATATTAAGCTTGGCTTAATGATGTCTGCGTTTAAATCTGTAATTAGCACCGAAGTGGAGCGCGCATTACGGGAGAAACTTGCTTAA
- the umuC gene encoding translesion error-prone DNA polymerase V subunit UmuC, protein MSELFALVDCNNFYASCETLFQPKLRRCPIVVLSNNDGCVVARSKSAKQLGIKMGVPVHQINSLIRQHGIAVFSSNYELYGDMSQRVMSVLEQMAPAVEIYSIDEAFLSLTGLKRHLSLAEFGLSVRERVQRWTGITVCVGIAPSKTLAKLANHAAKTYPATGGVVDLSERTRQQRLMEITPIEEVWGVGRQLSTKLRELGIQTALDLAEYDLKSLRQRFSVVLERTARELRGESCLALNDVTEAKQQIVCSRSFSQRIDSLTELREPVAFYTARACEKLRTEKQVCRTLSVSIRTGQFNPSEPTYSNSITTSLAMASNDSNQLITESTRLLEAIWRPGYRYAKASIMLSELSPQNQEQAALFVPPQQARRQQLMETIDKINGSKHGKVFVAAQGIKQEWSMKRRFLSPAYTTRWSELPYV, encoded by the coding sequence ATGAGCGAACTTTTTGCGCTGGTGGACTGCAATAACTTCTACGCATCTTGCGAAACCCTGTTCCAACCCAAACTAAGACGCTGCCCTATCGTGGTTCTGTCCAATAACGATGGTTGTGTTGTCGCGCGTTCAAAGAGTGCCAAGCAACTCGGGATAAAAATGGGCGTGCCGGTACACCAAATAAACAGCCTGATTCGCCAGCACGGTATTGCCGTGTTCTCCTCGAACTACGAGCTTTATGGTGATATGAGTCAGCGTGTGATGAGCGTTTTAGAGCAGATGGCTCCCGCAGTAGAAATCTACTCTATTGACGAGGCATTCCTCTCGCTCACCGGCTTGAAGAGGCACCTGTCTCTAGCAGAATTCGGTCTCTCTGTTCGCGAGCGCGTCCAGAGGTGGACAGGTATTACCGTTTGCGTCGGTATCGCGCCAAGTAAAACACTAGCAAAGTTGGCCAATCATGCGGCAAAGACCTACCCTGCGACTGGCGGTGTCGTTGACCTGAGCGAACGAACCCGACAGCAACGTCTCATGGAAATTACTCCTATCGAGGAGGTCTGGGGCGTGGGGCGACAGCTGTCAACAAAACTGCGTGAGCTAGGCATACAAACCGCTCTAGATTTGGCAGAGTACGACCTCAAATCACTTCGGCAGCGATTCTCCGTGGTTCTTGAGCGTACAGCTCGAGAACTGCGTGGTGAGTCGTGTCTGGCTTTGAATGACGTGACAGAAGCTAAACAGCAAATCGTCTGCTCCCGCAGTTTTAGTCAGCGTATCGACTCGTTGACCGAACTGCGCGAACCCGTTGCGTTTTATACTGCTAGAGCTTGCGAAAAGCTTCGAACCGAAAAGCAAGTCTGCCGCACACTCTCTGTCAGCATACGAACTGGCCAGTTCAATCCAAGCGAACCTACATATAGCAATAGTATAACGACTTCCCTCGCGATGGCCTCAAACGATAGCAATCAACTTATTACAGAATCCACGCGTTTGCTGGAAGCCATCTGGCGACCAGGGTATCGCTATGCCAAAGCAAGCATAATGTTGAGTGAATTATCACCACAAAACCAAGAACAGGCAGCTCTGTTCGTCCCACCGCAACAGGCTCGACGACAGCAACTAATGGAAACCATAGATAAGATCAACGGCAGCAAACACGGCAAAGTGTTCGTGGCCGCCCAGGGGATAAAGCAAGAGTGGTCAATGAAGCGACGATTCCTCTCACCGGCTTATACGACTCGATGGAGTGAGCTCCCCTACGTGTAA
- the dnaX gene encoding DNA polymerase III subunit gamma/tau: protein MSYQVLARKWRPKSFREMAGQNHVLKALINALDHDRLHHAYLFTGTRGVGKTTIARILAKCLNCETGVSSEPCGQCQSCVAINEGRFVDLIEVDAASRTKVEDTRELLDNVQYTPSQGRYKVYLIDEVHMLSSSSFNALLKTLEEPPPHVKFLLATTDPQKIPPTILSRCLQFSLKNLSPEKVVEYLKIVLEKEMIQYDDGALWLLGRAADGSMRDALSLTDQGIAFGSGKLSEPEIRQMLGTIDHDAVYRLIAALNERSASLVLQTIADTLELGVDPAGVVDELLSVLHRLALAQLVPDGIDNSLGDKQRLLDLAGSLPAEDVQFFYQMALAGRRDFGLSPDPRAALEMLLLRMLAFMPAGVAHPPQRALPGDQLAAEAAASAKKPEPNRREAMVSQSPNQGMSSQSISNQDISDQGSDEPAAVSQVASPAQTAAPEQTAPAPQASTPSPASPAQTSASPVSLASTSEPSVELGSSSDELPPWEEYNSSSHHVATPPLSGADAARQALSATITTETKEEEQGAFEPDVPPLGELHQQHSASKPDSIARPSAAPPQTESLAESMKAPPAAPMEAVAPSSSSDEVYTSPLSWDELNTTSWREQFSRFKLPGMLGSVASHCQIQSLGEGHINFCIHQSNAALLNSRHIERLAESLSTYFERQIQVKIDIGEVAEETPAAYRQRQLEQRLHETTQAILGDPVVQQLMTDFNAELEDGSVKLGEYQEKRGR from the coding sequence ATGAGCTATCAGGTATTGGCGCGAAAGTGGCGCCCGAAAAGTTTTCGTGAAATGGCGGGCCAAAATCATGTCTTGAAGGCATTGATCAACGCGCTGGATCATGACCGCCTGCATCACGCCTACCTTTTTACGGGTACTCGCGGCGTGGGCAAAACCACCATCGCACGGATCTTGGCCAAGTGCCTGAATTGCGAAACCGGCGTTAGTTCAGAACCCTGTGGCCAGTGTCAGTCGTGTGTAGCGATTAACGAAGGCCGCTTTGTCGACCTGATTGAAGTGGATGCAGCATCTCGTACCAAGGTAGAAGATACCCGCGAGCTGTTAGATAACGTCCAATACACCCCAAGCCAAGGCCGCTATAAGGTCTACCTTATAGACGAAGTGCACATGCTGAGTAGCAGCAGTTTTAATGCCTTGTTGAAGACCTTGGAAGAGCCACCGCCACACGTTAAATTTTTATTAGCTACTACCGATCCGCAAAAAATTCCGCCGACTATTTTATCTCGTTGTCTTCAGTTTTCGCTGAAAAACTTGAGTCCAGAAAAAGTGGTCGAATACCTCAAAATCGTACTCGAAAAGGAAATGATTCAGTACGATGACGGTGCGCTTTGGCTGTTGGGACGAGCTGCAGATGGCAGTATGCGGGATGCTTTGAGCTTGACGGATCAAGGTATCGCCTTTGGTTCGGGCAAGTTATCTGAGCCAGAAATTCGGCAGATGCTGGGCACAATAGACCACGATGCGGTTTATCGCTTAATTGCGGCCCTTAATGAGCGGAGCGCATCATTGGTTTTGCAAACCATTGCCGACACCTTGGAGCTGGGCGTGGACCCGGCAGGGGTGGTTGATGAACTGCTTAGCGTTCTTCATCGTCTTGCATTGGCACAGCTTGTCCCCGATGGCATTGATAACAGCTTGGGTGATAAACAACGATTGCTGGACCTTGCTGGTAGTTTGCCCGCTGAAGATGTGCAGTTTTTTTATCAAATGGCGCTGGCAGGTCGGCGAGATTTTGGTTTGTCGCCAGATCCTAGGGCGGCATTAGAGATGCTGTTGCTACGGATGTTGGCCTTTATGCCAGCTGGCGTTGCTCACCCGCCACAGCGGGCATTACCCGGCGATCAGCTTGCAGCGGAGGCTGCTGCATCGGCAAAAAAGCCGGAGCCTAATCGCCGGGAGGCGATGGTGTCCCAAAGCCCAAATCAAGGCATGTCGAGCCAAAGTATATCGAACCAAGACATATCGGATCAGGGTTCTGATGAGCCAGCGGCTGTTTCTCAGGTTGCTTCTCCAGCCCAGACCGCAGCGCCAGAACAAACTGCTCCAGCCCCCCAAGCGTCGACGCCAAGCCCCGCATCGCCTGCGCAAACCTCTGCGTCACCGGTGTCACTTGCGTCGACTTCTGAGCCCTCGGTCGAGCTGGGTTCATCTTCCGACGAACTGCCGCCTTGGGAAGAATACAATTCTTCGTCTCATCATGTCGCAACACCGCCATTGTCTGGGGCTGATGCCGCTCGACAGGCTTTGTCAGCGACCATCACAACAGAGACCAAAGAAGAAGAGCAGGGCGCCTTTGAGCCGGATGTTCCCCCGTTGGGTGAATTGCATCAGCAGCATTCTGCGTCAAAGCCTGACAGCATAGCTCGGCCATCAGCTGCGCCTCCTCAAACAGAATCTTTAGCTGAGTCCATGAAAGCGCCGCCAGCTGCACCGATGGAGGCTGTGGCTCCGTCTTCATCAAGCGATGAGGTATATACGTCACCCTTGTCTTGGGATGAATTAAACACTACCAGTTGGCGTGAGCAGTTTAGCCGCTTTAAACTGCCGGGCATGCTGGGCAGTGTCGCCTCGCACTGCCAGATTCAAAGTCTCGGTGAAGGGCATATCAATTTTTGTATCCATCAATCTAACGCCGCCTTGTTGAATTCACGTCATATCGAGCGACTGGCTGAGTCATTAAGTACGTATTTTGAACGCCAAATACAG
- a CDS encoding AAA family ATPase: MKIGHDNYPDRGGTVTNQLFTKLLNFIEGMVFFRSLDSTKKGEYVGKDIGVKRLSQAIISANSVSDFETFLNDAGIKCSLTIDTNSNGDEGIYFDYGSTSLEFGLAASTGTLSLGIFYFWWLRLSKKEITFAYIDEFDAFYHHALASKIVERVTNTSCQTIMTTHNTGIMSNDLLRPDCYFILDKTISPITALTGKELRKAHNLEKIYKGLSS, encoded by the coding sequence TTGAAAATTGGACACGACAACTATCCTGACAGAGGGGGAACAGTAACGAATCAACTATTTACTAAGCTCTTAAATTTTATAGAGGGCATGGTGTTCTTCCGCTCGCTCGACTCCACAAAAAAAGGGGAATACGTCGGCAAAGATATTGGTGTGAAACGCCTTTCACAAGCCATTATCAGTGCTAATTCAGTTAGCGACTTCGAAACGTTTCTAAACGATGCAGGCATCAAATGCTCCCTGACAATCGATACTAACAGCAATGGAGATGAGGGTATTTATTTCGATTATGGCAGCACAAGCCTCGAATTTGGCCTAGCGGCCTCGACGGGCACCTTATCACTAGGAATATTTTATTTCTGGTGGTTACGGCTTTCCAAAAAAGAGATCACCTTCGCCTATATTGATGAGTTTGATGCTTTTTATCACCATGCTTTAGCGTCAAAAATTGTTGAGAGAGTTACTAATACGAGCTGTCAAACGATTATGACGACGCACAACACAGGCATTATGAGCAACGATTTGTTGCGCCCTGACTGCTATTTCATATTAGACAAGACTATTTCACCGATTACCGCGTTAACTGGCAAGGAGCTACGCAAAGCGCATAATCTTGAAAAAATTTACAAAGGACTGTCCAGTTAA
- a CDS encoding IS3 family transposase (programmed frameshift), whose protein sequence is MKQYPEERKQAVLRRMMPPENTPVRVLSEETGISDVTLYHWRKQARSGGMVVPGDGRNPEGWSPEDKFAVVLETAALNEAEVAEYCRKKGLYAEQILAWKEVCMHANATAVEQARSARDQARSAKKEIKELKRDLRHKEKALAETAALLVLRKKNACDLGRGRGRMISTPDRERAVRLIKETTDAGARTFRACAEMGIAMRTYQRWTREGDVKADGRPGATRPPPVHKLTQQEREAVLVAVNSPVHRSLPPSQIVPALADEGCFIASESTFYRVLREQSQQQHRGRSKAPTAKPLNTHCATGPNQVWCWDVTWLPGPAKGIFFYLYLILDLYSRKIVGWEIHEGESSELASELVTKAYLREGIAGVHLVLHSDNGSPMKGASLMETLYRLGIMSSYSRPRVSNDNAYAESIFRTCKYRPDYPYKGFATLGDARAWVLQFATWYNQEHKHSGLKFITPAQRHSGQTTEVIQQRKAVYEAAKAANPKRWSGRTRNWDLPEEVWLNPEKESRSLEAAA, encoded by the exons ATGAAACAATACCCAGAAGAACGCAAGCAGGCGGTGCTTAGAAGAATGATGCCGCCAGAAAACACCCCGGTACGCGTGCTATCAGAAGAGACGGGAATCTCCGACGTGACCCTGTATCATTGGCGCAAACAAGCCCGATCAGGAGGGATGGTAGTGCCAGGGGATGGAAGGAATCCGGAAGGTTGGTCGCCCGAAGACAAGTTTGCAGTCGTGCTGGAGACCGCCGCTCTGAACGAGGCGGAGGTGGCCGAGTACTGCCGCAAGAAGGGGCTGTATGCGGAGCAGATACTGGCGTGGAAAGAGGTTTGCATGCACGCCAATGCCACGGCAGTAGAACAGGCCAGGTCAGCGCGGGATCAGGCTCGATCGGCGAAGAAAGAGATCAAGGAGCTGAAGCGCGATCTGCGTCATAAAGAGAAGGCGCTGGCGGAAACCGCTGCGTTACTGGTGCTTCGAAAAAAGA ATGCATGCGATCTGGGGCGAGGGAGAGGACGAATGATTAGCACCCCAGATCGCGAGCGAGCCGTCAGGCTGATCAAGGAAACAACCGATGCTGGTGCCCGGACCTTCAGGGCGTGCGCAGAAATGGGCATAGCCATGCGCACCTATCAGCGCTGGACCCGGGAGGGGGATGTTAAGGCAGATGGTCGCCCTGGTGCGACCCGTCCGCCACCGGTTCACAAACTGACACAGCAAGAGCGCGAGGCCGTGCTGGTCGCCGTGAATAGCCCAGTACACAGAAGCCTGCCACCCAGCCAGATTGTACCGGCCCTGGCGGATGAAGGGTGCTTTATCGCCTCTGAGTCCACGTTCTATCGTGTGCTTCGTGAACAGAGCCAACAGCAGCACCGGGGCCGCAGTAAGGCACCGACCGCCAAGCCACTCAACACGCACTGTGCCACCGGCCCGAATCAGGTGTGGTGTTGGGACGTGACCTGGTTGCCCGGTCCTGCCAAAGGAATCTTCTTCTACCTGTACCTCATCCTCGACCTGTACAGCCGCAAGATTGTGGGCTGGGAAATCCATGAGGGAGAGTCCAGTGAACTGGCGTCAGAACTGGTAACCAAGGCGTATTTACGTGAGGGTATTGCCGGTGTACACCTGGTTCTGCACTCGGACAACGGCAGCCCGATGAAAGGCGCGTCACTGATGGAAACCCTGTACCGACTGGGTATCATGTCGTCCTATAGCCGCCCTCGGGTCAGTAACGATAATGCCTATGCTGAGTCGATCTTCCGAACGTGCAAGTACCGCCCTGATTACCCTTACAAAGGCTTTGCAACACTGGGCGATGCCCGGGCCTGGGTACTCCAATTTGCGACCTGGTATAACCAGGAACACAAGCACAGCGGGTTGAAGTTCATCACTCCGGCGCAACGGCATAGTGGCCAGACGACAGAAGTCATACAACAGCGAAAGGCCGTTTACGAGGCCGCGAAAGCAGCCAATCCGAAGCGCTGGTCGGGGAGAACTCGGAATTGGGATTTGCCAGAAGAGGTCTGGTTGAATCCTGAGAAGGAGAGTCGCAGCTTAGAGGCCGCTGCGTAA
- a CDS encoding DUF4136 domain-containing protein, with amino-acid sequence MKALLAIFVAVMLAACSGLPVSTDYAPGYDFSGLNSYAWLPPKEDNKLKPDDPEANNDLVRQRIQGAVDSQLAARGFKKVADPQKASMLVTYHNGLEDKIAVDNVGAWNNHFGYYPCYHCFRRPGFGYYGDPYFFHQNQTWVRNYTENRLIIDIIDPESRSLIWRGIAKRSQPRLSTPEERRLYVLETVSAILAEFPPGYSATQP; translated from the coding sequence ATGAAAGCGTTATTAGCAATTTTTGTAGCAGTTATGCTGGCGGCCTGCTCGGGGCTGCCAGTCAGTACCGATTATGCCCCGGGTTATGATTTTTCGGGGTTGAATAGCTACGCGTGGCTGCCCCCCAAGGAAGATAACAAGTTGAAGCCAGATGACCCGGAAGCCAATAATGATCTGGTGCGTCAACGTATTCAGGGGGCTGTGGATTCTCAGTTGGCTGCAAGAGGTTTTAAAAAAGTCGCTGATCCGCAAAAAGCGTCTATGCTGGTGACCTACCACAATGGGCTTGAAGACAAGATAGCGGTCGACAACGTTGGTGCCTGGAATAACCATTTTGGTTACTATCCTTGTTATCACTGTTTCCGTCGCCCCGGTTTTGGTTATTATGGCGACCCGTACTTTTTTCACCAAAATCAAACGTGGGTACGTAACTACACCGAGAACCGCTTAATTATTGATATTATCGACCCTGAGAGCCGGTCTTTGATTTGGCGCGGTATTGCTAAGCGTTCCCAGCCTCGTTTATCTACCCCTGAAGAGCGCAGGTTGTATGTTTTGGAGACAGTGTCGGCTATTTTGGCTGAGTTTCCACCTGGATATTCAGCTACCCAGCCTTAG
- a CDS encoding AAA family ATPase codes for MLSLSTAGERQMLHKFSVKNFRNFSDRLIFDLSSQQYEFNANAVNNGVIQHAMIYGPNGGGKSNLGLAMVDPVLHLIDSPSYLNSLDTNYLNGGAGVLIAEFDFEYRIDGVGINYKYGKKSRESMVYETLSIDGEQILHVDRRQSSHASIRLKGAENLKSDVGTSEISLLKYVRSNTILDETRCLSA; via the coding sequence ATGCTAAGTTTGTCAACTGCTGGGGAACGCCAGATGCTACACAAATTTTCCGTTAAAAATTTCCGGAACTTCTCGGACCGTTTAATCTTTGACCTATCAAGTCAACAGTACGAGTTTAACGCTAATGCAGTAAATAACGGTGTCATACAACACGCCATGATTTATGGCCCTAACGGAGGCGGAAAGTCTAATTTAGGCTTAGCTATGGTAGACCCTGTCCTCCATCTGATCGACTCACCTAGTTATCTAAACAGCCTCGACACAAACTATCTCAATGGGGGTGCGGGGGTATTGATCGCTGAATTCGACTTTGAGTACCGTATTGATGGGGTGGGGATCAACTATAAATACGGAAAAAAATCCCGAGAATCAATGGTATACGAGACTCTCTCAATAGATGGCGAGCAAATACTACACGTAGACCGTCGTCAATCGAGCCATGCTAGTATTCGTTTGAAGGGCGCAGAGAATCTAAAAAGTGATGTAGGTACATCCGAAATTTCATTACTCAAATACGTGCGCAGCAATACTATTTTAGACGAAACACGCTGTTTGTCAGCATAG
- a CDS encoding type I restriction enzyme endonuclease domain-containing protein: MKYTDWSQRDDIKAGLKVGLILVLAKFGYPPVDRG, encoded by the coding sequence GTGAAGTACACCGACTGGAGTCAGCGGGATGACATTAAGGCGGGATTAAAGGTTGGTTTAATATTGGTGCTGGCCAAGTTTGGCTATCCACCGGTAGACCGGGGGTAA
- a CDS encoding type I restriction enzyme endonuclease domain-containing protein: MAKAIEDFKKINKVQDMDFSKKFRALVDNYNERSEDDILVSGVLEDFSVEIMDMIQDLKREIGSFEDMGIDLEEKAFYHILARLAVKYDFTYPEDKLLDLAKAVKEVAQDKVK, encoded by the coding sequence TTGGCTAAAGCCATCGAGGACTTCAAGAAAATCAACAAAGTGCAAGATATGGACTTCTCAAAGAAGTTTCGGGCGTTGGTCGATAACTACAATGAACGCAGCGAAGACGACATATTGGTCAGTGGCGTGTTGGAAGACTTCTCCGTTGAAATCATGGACATGATCCAAGACCTCAAACGGGAGATTGGTTCCTTCGAAGATATGGGCATAGACCTCGAAGAAAAAGCCTTCTACCACATACTGGCGCGTCTCGCTGTTAAGTACGACTTCACCTACCCAGAAGACAAGTTGCTCGACCTAGCCAAAGCCGTCAAAGAAGTAGCGCAGGACAAAGTAAAGTGA